GTAGTGTTACTTGACCGTTACCATAATTTAAGGCAACAGCAAGCGCCTCTTCAATTTCTTGAATATTTGCCATACCGGTAGACATAATCATTGGCTTTTTTGTTTCAGCAACTTTTTTAACTAGCTCATGATCAATTAACTCAAATGAAGCAATTTTGTATGCAGGTGGGTCAAATTGAGTTAAAAAATCAACAGCAGTTTCATCGAATGGTGAACTAAAAATATCAATTCCTAGCTTATTTGCTCGATCAAATAGCGCTTGATGCCACTGCCAAGGTGTATGTGCCCAATCGTATAATTGATAGAGGCTCTTACCTTGCCATAATCCTTCAGATATACAAAAATCTTTTTTATTAGAGTTTAACGTTAGTGTATCCGCGGTATATGTTTGTAATTTAACAGCATCTGCGCCTGCTTCTGCTGCTGCATCAATTAGCTTTAATGCCCTATTTATGTCGCCATTATGATTCCCTGACATTTCCGCTATGATGTAAGGAGGCGTGTTGCTTGATATTTCTCTTTCACCAATTTTCATAGTGTTATCTGACCTTAAAGACATTCTCTATTTGTTTACCATCAAGATGCGCTGCTAAATTACCTTGTTTATCCAAATCATTTAATTGAGTAAATAATTCCTGATAATGCATTATAAGTTGATCTATGTTTTCAAAACTATGCGCGTAGGAAAGGTTGTGTGTTCCGATAAATAAAACACCGCGTTTGCAGAGCTCTTGAATCAACCAAGATTTAATTGTGTCTGCAGAGTTAACTCTGTCGTTAGTAATGTTTAAAAATGTCCAAGGGGCGAGTCCTTTTAATTCAAACATTGTAAACTCTGAGCAATATTTTTGATATTGCTCTACCAAGTAATTACCTAACGTCCAAATATATTGACTGAATTCAATTTTCTTCATCTTTCCGATA
This region of Pseudoalteromonas spongiae UST010723-006 genomic DNA includes:
- the pseI gene encoding pseudaminic acid synthase, with protein sequence MKIGEREISSNTPPYIIAEMSGNHNGDINRALKLIDAAAEAGADAVKLQTYTADTLTLNSNKKDFCISEGLWQGKSLYQLYDWAHTPWQWHQALFDRANKLGIDIFSSPFDETAVDFLTQFDPPAYKIASFELIDHELVKKVAETKKPMIMSTGMANIQEIEEALAVALNYGNGQVTLLHCVSGYPTPIEQTNLATIKALAEKFDLPIGLSDHTLGNTTAIASVALGAKVIEKHFTLARADGGPDAAFSLEPEELKALCKDVRDAWHAIGKPNFTLAQSEQPNLIFRRSLYISKDIKKGEVFSKDNVRCIRPGYGLAPKYLDVVLGLEATMDIEAATALTWDMVNRQTTNI